Within Hydractinia symbiolongicarpus strain clone_291-10 chromosome 11, HSymV2.1, whole genome shotgun sequence, the genomic segment CTATAGCCTCCTTAGATGCACCCGTTATTTTTCACCCGGTGGTATGTTCGTCGTCGTCTTTCGATGAACCTGAGCCATCATCATATTCGATCGGGTGCCAGGCTGTAGTAACCACGCGCAATTCATCTACCCAATATAAAGATTATTTACAGAGAAATATATCTACGCAGACATCCGTTGGAGTGGCCAATGCCCAAACGCAGACAACATCGTGCGATGGTGAAATGAAAAAATCAGATGCCACATGTCAATTCGAATTTCTTGACGAATCTGGTAATCATTTTTTGTAACATACCAAACTATCCGCTGTTGTTGTCATATGGTACACAATTTCACATTAATTTATGTTTTAGAGCTGGACTCATCGTCAGAAGAGGAAGAATAATGAAGGTTCGTACCGTACCGTGTAATTAGTTGCGGCGCATCGTACATATTGAATTACACCAATACTTGACATTTAGATATGTTATTTATGCTTGGCTTGTCCAATATATATAAAAGGCAAAATGAGGAGTCCGAAGTCGATATGGAGTACGACACAGACGATGAATGCCAAATGGTTGGTGAAGGCGATGATGTTTTAGATGGAGATGAGGATACAGATGATAAAAGTGACAAAAACGATTCTTGGTTATTGAAAtctttaagaaggtaattaaaACCTAATAGGGGACTGGTCGGTCTACCATTTAGTCAAATGAAAAATATACAATGCTATTTACTTTTTAAGGTGCGAAAGAGACGATCCAGATTTCGTGAACGATTACAAAATAGACGACGATACAGATACTGATAGCGTTTCAGAAGAAGGTTGTAGTAAGGAGACAGAACCTATTTATCGTCAGTCTACATTTATAGTGTTCAAATCGAGCCTTATGGAGTTGTTAAAGTTTTGTAACAAGTGTGGTGCTGCACTTAATCAAGCACTGACAGAAGAGCACCAAAATATGGGAAGTCAATTGTCAAATCGTTTTCGGTGTGTCAAAGGTACAACTTCTTACCATTGTTGTACCCAggtttaattttagaaaaaactcGCATTTTATTTGAATAAAGGCACGTGAACTGTAATGTTTGCACATTCTTCATGTAGGATGCGAATATGTTTGGTCATCACAACCAAAATGGAAAGGAACCAAAGGTGTTGGCAACCTTCTTTTAACAGCTGCAATTGAATTGTCGGGTTCATCTTTTCACAAAGTTCGTAGATTTGCAAATTTACTCAACTTGAAGTTTATCGGAAAATCGACATATTACGAACACCGTGGGAACTATATTTTTCCAGAAATAAATCGGGCATGGCTTAAAAATCAAGAGGAGCAGGTCGCGGAAATGTTGTAGAGTGGGAAGTCGTTGGAACTAGCTGTAGATGGGCAATGTGATTCACCAGGACATAACGCTACATACAGTACAGTTTCTGCGATGGACACACTCACCAACAAAATATTGAACTTTAAAATTGTCCATGTAAAGGTAATTTTCTTATTTGTAGTTATGTTTTGTCAATGATATATCCACtgtgtttttataaatgtttggaACATTTGCAAGGTTTGTATAAATATTTAGGAAGTTTCCAGTTCCCAGGCGATGGAAAAGAAGGGCTTCATAGATTGTATCGACGAAATCCAAGAAGCAAAACATCTCCCAATCAGGGTCATTTCCACCGATAGGTACGTACAGCATTATTGTTCGCAGTTTATAAAGTATGTAACGCAAATTATATAGTCCAGATTGTTTCTTTGAAGGCATGTATCCATAAAGAAATTATTGAGAACTGATGAAAAATACAAGACAATAATACACCAATTTGACCCCTGGCATATTGGGAAAGGCTGTTTGAAGAAGCTGATGAAGGCTTCGAAGACCAAAAGTAATGGATGGTTGATATCTTTCACTACATTCTTTCATTGTTACTTGCAACACAACCACATACATGCTCGCTTTTTACATTTAGATATGAAGATACTTGCTAGGTGGGCTCCAGCGGTTGTCAACCACCTTTATTGGTCGATAGCGACATGCGGAGGCAATGGAAAAGAGTTGGCCGAGCGGTTTACTTCAATCGTTCACCACTCTGTCAACAGGCATGTTTTTCCACATAATCAGTTTTATAGAAAGTGTGACTATCCACCTCTATCTAATGAAGCTTTAAGCAGGAAGGAGTGGTTAGACATGGGTTCGGCAGCACACGCCAAGTTAATGAAAGTAGTAACGCAACCAGTATTGGTGAAAGATTTGGAGAAGATGACTGAACATGTCAACACAACTTTGCTTGAAGTATTTCACTCGTTAAAAATACGGTATTTGCCTAAATCCACTTTTttcaaaatggaaaaaatgATTGCTGGTACGCAGTTAGCGATTCTAGACCACAACAACAACGTCAACCGTGAACAGGTAAAGTTAAGTTTTTATAGGATAAGagtaaaaacataaatttatttattcatccatataaatatatacagttgaactcatgtaattcgaactCCTATAATTCGAAAACTCACTTAATTCGAACAGATTCTGTGGTCCCCTCAGAATTTACCTTGAAAACCTTACAAGAAAACTCCTATAATTCGAACCAATGTAATTAGAAAAATCATGTAAATCGAACAGATTTTCCGGTCCCATCAAGAAATTTTAatcatgtaattcgaattttttgagtttttgaaGCTTACCAACTCGATAATTTGcaatcgaatgttttttttttacattcgattGGAGCTCGTCCACTGCTTTTGGCTTCCATTTCTTATCAAGACAAGATGGGGAAAAGAAAGCATAAAGAActcactttaaaaacaaaatatgaagcTCTCCGTGACTTGGAGGATGGTATGTCCAATAAAGACGCATCCATCAAGTACTCCGTTCCAAGCAGCACCTTGTCAACATGGAAGAACAATAAAGAGAAGATATTCCTTGCTTTCAAAAACTCACTAAAACGCCAGAGAGTTAAGACTGACAAGTACGAAAAATTGAATCAATCGTTGTTGACTTGGTTTACCTCAATGCGTGGTAACAACATCCCAATTAATGGACCAATTTTAATCGAGAAAGCTCGTGAATTTGCCACAGCATTCAACTATGAAGATTTTTCAGCATCGAACGGATGGTTGAGAGGCTGGAGGGAGAGGTAATACTTACTTGTCTATTATGTTCTAACAGGGTTTATTCTAATATGAATGCTTTCATTCAATGCACATAAGGATAAAAACTTCCGTAAGTTCGATATTTGCAACATGATCtttttttactattcagatatgGAATCACATTCAAAGAATTATCTGGGGAGTCCGCAAAAGTAACAAGTAAGATGACAGCACCTTGGGAAGAAACTACCCTACCAACTATATTGGCCAGATATGAATTAAAAGACATCTTCAATGCCGATGAATTCGGCCTATTCTACCAAGCGCTACCATCAAAGTCTTATCACTTCAAAGGAAAACGCTGTTCCGGCGGAAAGCACAGCAAAGTGCGCCTAACAGGAATGGCTGCATCCAATGCTTTGGGCGAAAGGCTTCCAATGTTTGTGATTGGAAAGTCCGCGAAACCCAGATGTTTCAAAAACGTGAGAAATCTACCCTGTCGGTATCGCTTGCAAAAAAATCCTGGCTGGATGGAGTATTATTTGAAGAATGGGTTAGAGAATTAGATCGTAAATTCGAGCCACAAGGAAGGAAGATTGTTTTAACAGTCGACAACTGTCCCGCACACCCAAACTTCACAGAGTTAAAGGCTGTAA encodes:
- the LOC130613398 gene encoding tigger transposable element-derived protein 4-like, which encodes MGKRKHKELTLKTKYEALRDLEDGMSNKDASIKYSVPSSTLSTWKNNKEKIFLAFKNSLKRQRVKTDKYEKLNQSLLTWFTSMRGNNIPINGPILIEKAREFATAFNYEDFSASNGWLRGWRERYGITFKELSGESAKVTSKMTAPWEETTLPTILARYELKDIFNADEFGLFYQALPSKSYHFKGKRCSGGKHSKVRLTGMAASNALGERLPIELDRKFEPQGRKIVLTVDNCPAHPNFTELKAVNLQFLPPNTTSCTQPMDQGVISHSSVVKEKSLFGNTRMSSNYSLPKQNQIKNFFWHTKLK